One region of Bradyrhizobium betae genomic DNA includes:
- a CDS encoding MAPEG family protein, whose amino-acid sequence MSIQMVLLPVFVQVGLTFALLIGMVLGRRKALVSGDARSPDIALGEFELPVLFYALIALALPLRHADLFIVLMSWVFVVTRFAHAGIFASSNKPGPRSTVWLASVLVLLAMWIYFALKMLLLV is encoded by the coding sequence ATGTCCATTCAAATGGTTCTGCTGCCTGTGTTCGTGCAGGTGGGTCTCACCTTCGCGCTGCTGATCGGCATGGTGCTGGGGCGCCGCAAGGCATTGGTCTCGGGCGATGCCAGGAGCCCCGACATTGCGCTTGGCGAGTTCGAGCTGCCGGTGCTGTTCTACGCCCTGATCGCGCTGGCGCTGCCGCTTCGCCATGCCGATCTCTTCATCGTGCTGATGTCCTGGGTGTTCGTGGTGACGCGCTTTGCCCATGCCGGCATCTTCGCCTCCTCGAACAAGCCCGGTCCGCGTTCGACGGTCTGGCTCGCCAGCGTGCTCGTGCTGCTGGCGATGTGGATCTACTTCGCGCTGAAAATGCTGTTGCTGGTCTAG
- a CDS encoding acriflavin resistance protein, whose amino-acid sequence MNTLSSLLTESADGRLGILMSALSGIAAALAVALAMTVYVRLSYRTWRDVVRPGLAVLAAMVLFAFAAYDMRHAALAYLGLNPSRPAVEFEIRMPRETLTAVSDAQIELHTDRNQTLALVDGVRELGDGRALLRGAVALNHRTADRVLAVNLPGKGTFEFRLRLPAEPHRSEDFSPWHLADRVASPVSGAVAPQDAYAIRYRVF is encoded by the coding sequence ATGAACACCCTCTCCAGCCTTTTGACCGAATCCGCCGACGGCCGGCTCGGCATCCTGATGTCGGCGCTGTCAGGCATCGCGGCAGCGCTTGCCGTGGCGCTGGCGATGACGGTGTATGTCCGCCTGAGCTACCGGACCTGGCGCGACGTCGTCAGGCCCGGCCTCGCCGTGCTCGCCGCGATGGTCCTGTTCGCCTTTGCCGCCTACGACATGCGCCATGCCGCGCTGGCCTATCTCGGCCTCAACCCGTCCAGGCCCGCCGTCGAGTTCGAAATCCGCATGCCCAGGGAGACGCTGACGGCGGTGTCCGATGCCCAGATCGAGCTGCACACCGACCGCAACCAGACACTGGCGCTGGTCGACGGCGTGCGCGAGCTCGGCGACGGCCGCGCGCTGCTGCGTGGCGCGGTGGCGCTCAACCATCGCACCGCGGACCGCGTGCTGGCCGTCAACCTGCCCGGCAAGGGCACTTTCGAATTCCGCCTCCGCCTGCCCGCCGAGCCGCACCGTTCGGAGGACTTCAGCCCGTGGCATCTCGCCGACCGCGTCGCCTCACCGGTGTCGGGCGCCGTTGCTCCGCAGGACGCCTACGCGATCCGCTACCGCGTGTTTTAA